A stretch of Vigna angularis cultivar LongXiaoDou No.4 chromosome 4, ASM1680809v1, whole genome shotgun sequence DNA encodes these proteins:
- the LOC108330637 gene encoding GEM-like protein 1 translates to MSADAPTQTQASATKPPETQTQTIETKHEESQSASPPHTADYAPYPKLDPDDVVPPPLQQQESPLNTESRAPISGDAATTMPKDSNPYVTPAPVAASSSKTTLDSVKDVLGKWGKKAAEATKKAEDLAGNMWQHLKTGPSFADAAVGRIAQGTKVLAEGGYEKIFRQTFETVPEEQLLKTYACYLSTSAGPVMGVLYLSTAKLAFCSDNPLSYQMGDQTQWSYYKVVIPLHQLRAVNASTSRTNSSEKYIQIISVDNHEFWFMGFVHYDSAVKNIQGALQPH, encoded by the exons ATGAGTGCCGACGCCCCCACCCAAACCCAAGCCTCCGCCACCAAACCTCCCGAAACCCAAACCCAAACCATCGAAACAAAACATGAAGAATCCCAATCTGCATCTCCTCCTCACACCGCCGATTATGCTCCATACCCTAAACTGGACCCAGACGACGTCGTGCCACCTCCTCTTCAACAGCAAGAATCACCCCTCAATACTGAATCTCGTGCCCCAATCTCCGGCGATGCTGCTACTACCATGCCCAAAGACTCCAATCCCTATGTCACTCCTGCTCCCGTTGCCGCTTCCTCTTCCAAGA CCACTTTAGATTCCGTGAAAGACGTTCTCGGCAAATGGGGCAAGAAAGCCGCCGAGGCCACCAAAAAGGCGGAGGATCTCGCCGGCAACATGTGGCAGCACT TGAAAACGGGTCCAAGTTTTGCGGATGCAGCTGTGGGGAGGATTGCTCAGGGAACTAAAGTTCTTGCGGAAGGAGGGTATGAGAAGATCTTTAGGCAAACTTTTGAGACAGTTCCAGAGGAGCAGCTTCTGAAAACGTATGCATGCTACTTGTCTACTTCAGCTGGACCTGTGATGGGAGTCTTGTATTTGTCAACAGCGAAGCTGGCGTTTTGTAGTGATAACCCACTTTCTTACCAAATGGGTGACCAGACACAATGGAGCTATTATAAG GTGGTCATTCCATTGCATCAACTGAGAGCAGTGAACGCTTCAACAAGCAGAACCAACTCGTCTGAAAAATATATTCAGATTATCTCTGTTGACAACCATGAATTTTGGTTTATGGGGTTTGTGCACTATGACAGCGCTGTTAAAAATATTCAAGGAGCATTGCAGCCTCATTGA